CTCTGAAACTCAGTTTGTATCTTAAATTCCATCTTTTCTCCCAATGTGTGTCACTCTTGTACATGGATGAGTAGCCACTTTGTTCtttctcaagaacccagatctCAATGCCCAACTTACTGCTCTGGCCATACTGCAGAAGCCCATCAGAGGACTCCCCAAGTACAGACTCTTCATAATCAAATGACAACTCACCAGCTGGTAGTTTAATCAGAGATAGACGCCTCACTCCAAGATATGGGTCATAAATAGCTAAATGTTTTTGTACTGCAAACCAGTAAATGACACCTCCAATCACGGTAGCTACTGTTCGAGGGCATAACGCAAAACTTGCAGAGCAAGTGAGAGTGGATTGTTTCCATGCACCAGTCTTTGAAGAGAAAGTCTCAATGGAAACAGTGTTGACTTCAACAGGTTTGCATACACATTTGGCGCGAATAACTTTATAGCAGATTACATCATCATGGGCGTCCTCAACAATGAATGCCATGCACAAACTTCGATAATACTGCTGAGGCTGAGGGAGTTGGTATTGTTTCCTGGTGATGGGACTCCATATATAATAAGTCATTGGGTGGCGGCCACAAAGAAGAAACCCATTGGAAGAATCAATAAAGTAACCAAGCTGTTTGAGGACCCCAGAAAACTTCAAATCATCACCTTCTTTACAAGTTGACAATAATGGTAGTGCAGGCTCCCAAGGGGGGCGACGGATGCCATCCCGGGGTCTTCCAAGGTATAGAAAATTGCATACAAAGAAGCCCAAAAGATGGAAACTTTCCTTCCATTGAGAGTGGTAACTAGAACGAAAAGAATTGCTACATATCACATGAAGCCACTTTCTCGATACAAGAATGAGTCTAAAGACAGATTTTTCTGGCAATCGCAGGAGAATCTCACATAGGACATCATCGCAGGTTAATGCAGTATGAACACTATCATGATTTATCCTCCCAGACTTCATTTCAACAAGATCATATCCTGCTAAAGGAAATTTCAATTAAACCTTTGCAACAACCAAGCAaggttttttaatataataaaaatctgTTTTCATCACCTTGACATGAATAGGTATGGATCCGACTCCAAAATCAAATCTCTAAGATAGAGATATGGAGAGCTAAACTGAACTTCATGCCAAGTTAATTTAACAAAACTGAGAACAATGTTACATTAACACCCATATATGGTGAG
This genomic window from Carya illinoinensis cultivar Pawnee chromosome 7, C.illinoinensisPawnee_v1, whole genome shotgun sequence contains:
- the LOC122316820 gene encoding F-box protein At5g03970 → MKSGRINHDSVHTALTCDDVLCEILLRLPEKSVFRLILVSRKWLHVICSNSFRSSYHSQWKESFHLLGFFVCNFLYLGRPRDGIRRPPWEPALPLLSTCKEGDDLKFSGVLKQLGYFIDSSNGFLLCGRHPMTYYIWSPITRKQYQLPQPQQYYRSLCMAFIVEDAHDDVICYKVIRAKCVCKPVEVNTVSIETFSSKTGAWKQSTLTCSASFALCPRTVATVIGGVIYWFAVQKHLAIYDPYLGVRRLSLIKLPAGELSFDYEESVLGESSDGLLQYGQSSKLGIEIWVLEKEQSGYSSMYKSDTHWEKRWNLRYKLSFREMWKQNPTFTDRLSESQILSFLPRNSESVFIRSGSNIFLCQLESKRLDVVHYHGRGSSISWDSSKVVPYFRPSWPRSSLCQ